A single genomic interval of Phocoenobacter uteri harbors:
- the dhaK gene encoding dihydroxyacetone kinase subunit DhaK gives MKKLINSVDLVLKEQIQGLIKSCPNLVLNTEPVFVKRVDSPVQGKVAIISGGGSGHEPMHAGFVGKGMLDGACPGEIFTSPTPDQMFECAMSVDSGEGVLLLIKNYTGDVLNFETATELLAECGTKVATVLVDDDVAVKDSLYTAGRRGVANTVLIEKILGAAAEKGYSLEQLEALGQKLNNNGHSLGVALGACTVPAAGKPSFTLAENEMEFGVGIHGEPGIERREYKDLDTTVEQMFTTLIENGDYQRLIRRWDNENLTWLEEQVSKQALQKGDRVIVLVNNLGAVPLSELYGVYNKLTECCEKFGLTIERNLVGSYCTSLDMQGMSITLLKVDDDDLALWDSPVNTPAMHWGE, from the coding sequence ATGAAAAAACTCATCAATTCAGTTGATCTTGTATTAAAAGAGCAAATTCAGGGTTTAATTAAATCTTGTCCAAATTTAGTGTTAAATACTGAACCTGTTTTTGTGAAACGTGTTGATAGTCCAGTACAAGGAAAAGTAGCAATTATTTCAGGTGGCGGTAGTGGTCACGAGCCTATGCACGCAGGTTTTGTTGGAAAGGGTATGCTAGATGGTGCTTGTCCAGGGGAAATTTTTACTTCACCAACACCTGATCAAATGTTTGAATGTGCGATGTCGGTGGATAGTGGTGAAGGCGTTCTGTTACTTATTAAAAACTACACCGGTGATGTGCTAAATTTTGAAACAGCCACTGAATTGTTAGCGGAATGCGGTACAAAAGTTGCGACGGTATTGGTTGATGATGATGTTGCGGTAAAAGACAGTTTATATACAGCAGGTCGTCGTGGGGTGGCTAATACAGTATTGATTGAAAAAATTCTTGGTGCTGCAGCAGAAAAAGGCTATTCATTAGAACAACTGGAAGCCTTAGGTCAGAAATTAAATAATAATGGGCATTCATTAGGCGTTGCGTTGGGGGCTTGTACCGTGCCAGCAGCAGGTAAGCCATCATTTACTTTGGCTGAAAATGAAATGGAATTTGGCGTGGGTATTCACGGCGAACCTGGTATTGAACGTCGTGAGTATAAAGATTTAGATACTACTGTTGAGCAAATGTTTACCACGTTGATTGAAAATGGCGATTATCAACGTTTGATTCGCCGTTGGGATAATGAAAATTTAACGTGGCTGGAAGAACAAGTGTCTAAACAAGCTTTACAAAAAGGCGATCGTGTCATTGTCTTAGTGAATAATTTGGGCGCTGTGCCATTGTCTGAATTATACGGCGTGTATAACAAATTGACTGAATGCTGTGAAAAATTTGGTTTAACTATCGAGCGTAATTTAGTGGGCTCTTATTGTACTTCCTTAGATATGCAAGGTATGTCGATTACATTATTAAAAGTGGATGATGACGATTTAGCCTTATGGGATAGCCCTGTAAATACACCAGCAATGCATTGGGGAGAGTAG
- the dhaL gene encoding dihydroxyacetone kinase subunit DhaL: MEITKQQIIQWLQNSQQLFEQHQDYLTQLDREIGDADHGLNMQRGFGKVVEKLPTVQEKDIGTILKTTGMTLLSQVGGASGPLFGTFYIKASTIVNGKESLSLEEFYQSLKAGVDGIVGRGRAELGDKTMCDVWLPILNDFEQMIAENQTPQVIFKALSEKAQQYAESTIPLKAKKGRASYLNERSIGHQDPGATSVSYLFLALHQAAEE; the protein is encoded by the coding sequence ATGGAAATTACAAAACAGCAGATTATTCAGTGGCTTCAAAATAGCCAGCAACTTTTTGAACAACATCAAGACTATTTAACCCAGTTAGACCGAGAAATTGGTGACGCTGATCACGGTTTAAATATGCAACGTGGTTTTGGTAAAGTGGTGGAAAAATTACCAACGGTACAAGAGAAAGATATCGGGACGATTTTAAAAACCACAGGAATGACCTTATTATCACAAGTTGGTGGTGCAAGCGGTCCATTGTTTGGCACGTTTTACATAAAAGCAAGCACCATTGTTAATGGTAAAGAAAGTCTTTCATTAGAGGAATTTTATCAATCATTGAAAGCGGGTGTTGATGGCATTGTGGGACGTGGACGTGCAGAACTGGGCGATAAAACAATGTGTGATGTGTGGTTGCCAATTCTAAATGATTTTGAGCAGATGATCGCAGAAAATCAAACGCCACAGGTTATTTTTAAAGCCCTATCAGAAAAAGCACAGCAGTATGCTGAGTCAACCATTCCTTTAAAAGCCAAAAAAGGGCGTGCTAGTTATTTGAACGAACGGAGTATTGGGCATCAAGATCCGGGGGCGACTTCTGTGAGCTATCTCTTTTTAGCGTTACATCAGGCAGCGGAGGAGTAA
- the dhaM gene encoding dihydroxyacetone kinase phosphoryl donor subunit DhaM, which produces MVNFVIVSHSAKIAEGVVELVSQMKVDTCKVIAAGGLDDPHNPIGTDAVKIMQAVEEAFSPDGVVILVDLGSAILSAETALDLLESEIAEKVKICYAPLVEGALSAVVAASAGDNIENVIAEANASSELKLSFSA; this is translated from the coding sequence ATGGTTAATTTTGTTATTGTATCCCATAGTGCAAAAATTGCTGAAGGCGTGGTTGAACTTGTTTCTCAAATGAAAGTGGATACCTGTAAAGTGATTGCCGCAGGTGGGCTTGATGATCCACATAATCCTATCGGAACTGATGCAGTGAAAATTATGCAGGCTGTTGAAGAGGCCTTTTCACCTGATGGTGTGGTTATTCTTGTTGATTTAGGCAGTGCTATTTTAAGTGCTGAAACGGCGTTAGATTTGCTCGAATCAGAAATAGCAGAGAAAGTAAAAATCTGTTATGCCCCTTTAGTTGAAGGTGCGTTAAGTGCTGTTGTAGCCGCTTCAGCGGGTGATAATATTGAGAATGTGATTGCGGAAGCG